The Setaria viridis chromosome 9, Setaria_viridis_v4.0, whole genome shotgun sequence sequence TTATAGATACCGTAAGGCGACCATATTGGCCAAGGTAATTTGATTTGTCATCTTCTCTCTTCTTTGCATCTTATATAGAAGACTCATAGTCCAGAGCATGTGGAACCCTTTTGCATGCATGGACCCTAGCTTGAGGATGATGCATGGTCATTTGAGGGTACGGTCCTTTAGCTTCCATTTGACAGGGACAAGATCCCTGCTGTCATGCATGATCTCGCTCGTAGCGAACCATCAGTCAGTCCATCACCATGAATTGAAGCACTCTTTTGTGAATTGGGATGGTCTATATGAAGTGATATTGGACCACCGTACCCTAATACGATTTTGGACCGACCCAAGGCCCATACCACTGTTGCACGCTGATTATGCTGTATACATCGATTTTTTTCTACAAAAGTTCGATCACAAAGTTTTGATGCTCCAGGCAGCCACCCAGGCAATAGCATAAGATGCAGATGTCTGTTCTTGGCTCCCATATGATTGACATGCATGCTTGCCAGGAAGAACAAACGTTAGTGCTGCAGATGACAAGGCTGTAAAGTCCAAACCAATAAGTTGGCCGGGTCTGATAATGCTCTGTTAAAAAGAATTGTTGAGATGTCACATACATAAAAGGTCGCTGAACTAAACAAGACAAGAATAATAAGGAACAAGGCCCTCACACATCACTATCAGATTAAGGATAAGCACAGTTAATGATCTAGAACTACCATAGCACATTGCAAATACAAATACATCTCTCACAGATCACAGTCAGTCTACATGCAGTACCATTATCTATGTCTCTATGCTATAACAATAATGGACAGTGCGGAAGAGAGTTATAAGAGACCAGAGGGAAATCCTCCGAATGCAGGATCCTCGGATCGAGATGCTCATCTGGCAGCAAGGAAGGGAATGGATGCAATTTCATGAGCACGCTATGAAATGCAGGAGTGTCATAAGGACCATTAAGGCATCCATCAGGACCATTCTGACTCACAAGGAACCAATATGTCGGCTGGCCACAGCCACTGCTCTATTTGGCGGATCATCAAGCACTGTCATGgccatgcagcagcagcagcaccatgtGACAAGTTTTCAGACAACAACCGCTTTTTTGGCTATCAAGCAACAAATACAAGTCCCGTTTTCTGGTCACGCTTGCCATGCACATATACTATATTGTATTAATTAGCAGGCCAACTACTATTACTTTTGTTGGCAAGACCCATCGGCGCCAACGCTATCATCCACATGTGCACAGGCTATACATTGGCCATGGACCAGTAGTAGAAGCAGAACAAGGAACGGAGAGGGAGATGTCGTTGTTAGCTTGCTTTAATTTTTAGCTAAGCCAAGTTCGTTAGCTGGATGAGATTTGTTACCTTTGGTTCTTGTTAATATTTGCCTTATTTGGTCCCTGCTGTTCTGCAACTGCAAAGGCAAAATCATTTGTTCTGCAACTGCAGCCTCTGCTATTAGGGATGCAGCCTCTACTATTAGGGATGGTAATGTATTATGGGCcttcttcacaatccaacttagCTCTATTTATTTTTAGTTTAAAATCATATAATTTTATAGCGTGGTCCTTATTGAACCCGATCCTTAAATCCGTTAGGCTAAATTAGATGGCTCTTTTATCACCCCTAGCTATAGCACTTCTCTACACAACGGTCAATGGTGTAAGTTCAAAGTGAGATGTTTATTAAGAGCTTCACATATGGAACAACGCTTAATAAGATTGCAAAAGCCCAAAGAAAGATGCATGTCAATTATATTATTTTACCTCTGCAGGTGCACAATGCGGCGAGGAAAACCATTTTCCCCATTGCGAGTTCCCCCAATGCCTGGAGTGTTATGAACCGTTGGATCGGCAGGCTGCGGTCACGATTCGATACGTCGAGGTTGATGCGGCAGCGTCGCCGCTGGGCCAAGCCCATCCGTCTTTATTTCCCTCTCGCTCGTCGCCGATTCCGGCCGCCACCAATCCATTCATGACCTGATTACTCGATCGCCGGAGAAGGAAACGGAGGAATCCGACATTTGGCCGGTGAAATCGATCTATGGTTGGAGAATTGCCCGCTCGCACACGACCGCTCCGATTCGAAATCGGACATTTGGGGGATCCGATCCGATGTCGTTGCGCTTGGCGGCCTTCtccaccttcttctcctccctccctccctctgcacatctgcagcagcagcagcacatggAGAGCGATCGACAGCCTCGCTGCGGTGCGGAGGCGGCTTCAGAAGGCTCTTCACTGCCTCCATCCATCTTCTCTACCCCGGCCGGCAGGCGGCAGTGGCAGTAGATGCGGTCGCTGCGATGTTGCTGGCAAGCCTGCAGCTGCACAGCAATGATGGCAGCTGGGCCCTTGTCTTGGGCTTTGCGACAATCTTACTTAGGCCTTGTAACGGCCCAGGAGACGAAGCCCACCCATGAAAATATACACGCTCTTACTCCATTCCAAAAAAGGAAAAGCTCTACTGTTTGCCCATTTATAATTGTTTTTGAGTTTAATGGTTGTGTTGTTTTTATCTTTGGATGGTGAAGGAAGAGGCTAGGAGCTTTTTGATTCATCTATAGATAAAAATATATGCTCGTCAGGTCACATCAGATTTGGAAAAACGATGGGAAGAAAATAGCAAGGGAGAGCGAGAGGAAGAAGACAGGAGATGCACTGGTGCAATCAGGATGAGACACTGACGTGAGACCAAGCAGCTAGACGGACGGATCAGTGGAGAAAACGGAAATGGCCAACTGATTGACGACCCAACAGTGAAGAAGGAATGATTAATACTTCTTGAACCTTGACTGAGATTATTATTGGGAGATGCATGCGTGTCATCATGTACTCCGATCCAAGCATGCAATAACGTAAACATGCATGAACAATAATGCAATCAACTGAAAAACGGCCATTGAAGCCATCTAGACAAATGATTGATTATCTCTGCTTTTCAAAAACGTAAGTCGTTTTAATTTTGTACCAATTAAGGATATTTTTTAAAGGAGGCAGGAGCACTGCCGATTCATTTAAGGAGGTACAAGTTTGCGATTACAATATGACATAAATCAAATTTATCTTGCATCAATAATAAAGATAACATAGATAATTAACTAAAGACTACTCAAACCCACAGATGGGTTTCCGCACGCCTTACGGCAATAATTTTCAgcaaccatgcatgcatgcgggcGGGCTAATTAATCTCTAGGCATCTAAGTACAGTTACCAGAGTAATTTAATTACTAACAGGGAGAGTTTGACGATTAATCAGCAGTATGTAGGATCCATCGTCGATCAGGCTAGGGACAGCTCAACCAACACTTGATTCATTTTCCTGAGTGAACAGAAAGAATAATAAATAATCAAGGACCCACCTAGCTAGCTTATCATAATAATTAAAGGTTTTTTTTCTCAAGGTCTGGTGTGCTTCTCCCAGTAGAATAGAAGCACATCCACTAGGTAGTGATGAAGGGCATCTCACCTGTGTCGGCTCCTAACTCTCATCAACCTctgaatttctttctttttttccgcGCATCTTCAACCGATTGATGGACGCAGGCACCACAAGAGGACGAAGGCATCTCTAGCTAGATCCTCTCCTCTTAGTTGATATTTGCTGCCCAAGTAATCCACTTTAATTTCTTCATTTAATCACAAATATAAGGgagcatgtgtgtgtgtgtgtgtgtgtgtgtgtatcacTGTGGCGCTTCAGGAACCTATACTATATATCTACCTACAACTGAATGAAGGCAGTTGTCAAACACAGTAACCATGCATGCATTATGCATGATTACATTCATCATTATTGAAGAAAGTTAGAAAGAAAAGGGGGATCAGCATGTGTGCGTGCCGTACAGGGTTGGTTGATTTGGCAATTCAGAATCGGTTAGCTGTTGGTTGCACGCATCTCATCTGCTGATGATCTGCATGGCGCATGCATGTGCAACAACGGCACAACACAAAGCTACTATACTATACTATACGGACCCTGCAAGCAAGGACGTAGGCCATGTAGTAGCCACAGTTTGATTTGCATCTTCTTTCAACATAGATCAAAGTTCAGAGAGGTTGCAGTAGATGCAAGCACATTTTTTTACTGGGAAACATATATATATGCACCAACATCGCAAAGTTATAACAAAAAAACTATGGAGAAACACAAACAATAATTTACTTATATTTAACATTTCGAAAATTCTGCTTTTGCCGTCAGGCCATGCACTCACACACCAAAGCATGCATGTGATGGTGAGGACGACATGCTAACGCATTCAGGAGTGCAGAGTAGTAGCTTGAGTTTGAAGCGTCAGCTCTCGCACCAAAGCATGCTATAGGTATAGGAGTGCACACACAACACAGATCGATCATATTCTTCAGTTAGCTAACCGCTGCAGGCATGCTATGGCTTAGCTCTAGGACGGCCGGGTGGTACTGCATGCGGTAGTGGCTGATCGATGATTGGCCAAATTGGATGCGCAAAGATATGTGATGTGATGTGCAATATATGCAAGTGTAACTAACTAATAACTGATGCTGCATCGATCTATCGGCCCATCACCGCATTTGTCCGATCGGCGGTCACCAAACTAAAAGCGCTTGCATGCTGCGTGTTTCGTCGTTACGTTCCCTCTCTGATTGAAAATTAAGGTGAAAATTAAGTAGGTAAGTTGAGGTGTACGAGCAACCGAAAGCAGAGTGAAGATTAAGGTCGTCCTTAACCATCAGCTGACAAGTTGGTTACAAAATCATGGCATGAGAGAGATGCAGAAAACATGGTGTTGGCTTCTGGACCATTCCTGTCTGACGACGCGCGATAATGCAGTCAGCCCCTACAATATGTACGATTTGATTCATGGACGCTAGCTGATGCTTGCATTGTGTCGGTATCTAAAATTAAAGGAGTCTGTGTGGTAGTTAGATCAATAGTTTTCATTACTACTGTACCTTATTTGTTTGCGTTTTCTTTTTGAGAGGATTCATTACTGTACTTGTTGGTTGGTCTTGAAATGTAGATTTGAGATAGATCATCATTCATCTCCATGTACGTACCACCACCTGTGCGTAACTGTGCAACCTCCATATCAACCGCTTCGTCCCTGGGCCTAGCTGGAACTCCTTCCTATATATTGGCCCCCATGCAGCAGATGGAAAACACACACGCAAACGCCTCAACAATCTTGCAACATATTGCCCTGCAAAGCAACTGCTCTCGCTCGAATTGAAGCAACAAGATGCCtgacaagaagaagaatctCCTAGTAGCACcatgcctgctgctgctgcctgccattgtgctcctccatccaccggcggcgcaggcgcagccaTCCCCCGGCTACTACCCGAGCTCCATGGTGAGGTCCATGGCCTTCTCGGAGGGCTACGTCAACCTGTGGGGCCCGCAGCACCAGACACTGTCCCAGGACCAGAAGGCGCTCACGCTGCTGATGGACCGCAGCTCAGGTCAGTTCGTTGTCTCAGCATACCAATACTAGCATCGTATCAGCAGGCTGATGGATCGATTCCAAATAGTAATTAAGCCTGCGTGTTGTGGTGGGAGCAGGCAGCGGGTTCAAGTCGAAGCGGTCGTACCGGAACGGCTACTTCGGCGCGTCCATCAAGGTGCAGCCGGGCTACACCGCCGGCGTCAACACCGCCTTCTACGTACGCCATCGTCGTCTTCACTTTCCTTCTATGCATGGGTTTAATATGAGATTGTGATTGTGGTtgtaacaacaacaacaatgcaaTGCAGCTGTCCAACAACGAGCTTTACCCGGGGAAGCACGACGAGATCGACATGGAGCTGCTGGGCACGGTCCCCGGCGAGCCCTACACGCTGCAGACCAACGTGTACGTGCGCGgcaccggcgacggcgcccGCCTCGTCGGCCGGGAGATGCGCTTCCACCTCTGGTtcgaccccgccgccgactTCCACCACTACGCCATCCTCTGGAACCCCGACGAGATCGTCTTCCTCGTCGACGACGTGCCCGTGCGCCGCTACGCCGGGGACGCGTTCCCGGACCGGGAGATGTGGGCGTACGGCTCCATCTGGGACGCCTCCGACTGGGCAACCGATGGCGGCCGCTACAGGGCGGACTACGCGTACCAGCCCTTCGTGGCCCGCTTCCAGGGGTTCAGGACCGCCGGCTGCGAGGTTGGCGCGCCGTCGACCTGCCGCCCCATGCCGGCGTCGCCAGCGGGCACCGGCCTCAGCTCGCAGCAACAGGACGCCATGCGCTGGGCGCAGCACAGGTCCATGGTCTACTACTACTGCCAGGATCACACCAAGGACCGCGCGCTATACCCCGAGTGCTAGCGACTGCCATCATCATGATTACCACACGTACTACAGCAAGTCAGCAGGAGAGCCTAGGCCTGTTGCCGCTGGATATCCATAATTCATACCCAAATTCACGTCCACCTCAAATAGGGAAATTATGGGTAGAAATATATATACCCATTATTAGAAATAGGGAGGGGAGGGTACAGGGAAAGGACAATTTATCCATTGGATATACATAGTACCtagtacaaaattaattatccaTTGAATATGGGTGAGAACGGAGAGGGTGAAAATTGGATAATTTATATTTAAATTTGGGTATAAACAAGAATGAACTTGTCCATACCTTTCCCAGTGGCAGACCTAAGAAGAGCTGAGCGGCAAAAGGAGGTGTGCGAGTGAAGCGCCGCCCTGCCATTCTGAAATTTGTTCACCAGTGCTTGAGGCGTGCAATTACTAGTAATTATGTTAAGTGACTAGACTGTTTGTATCTTCAGATGCAGATCTATACTCCATTATCTAAAGAGGAGCATGCTTGTGAAAGCTACATGTGCTAATTAAGATTGAGGAGCATGCTTGT is a genomic window containing:
- the LOC117838822 gene encoding probable xyloglucan endotransglucosylase/hydrolase protein 32, producing MPDKKKNLLVAPCLLLLPAIVLLHPPAAQAQPSPGYYPSSMVRSMAFSEGYVNLWGPQHQTLSQDQKALTLLMDRSSGSGFKSKRSYRNGYFGASIKVQPGYTAGVNTAFYLSNNELYPGKHDEIDMELLGTVPGEPYTLQTNVYVRGTGDGARLVGREMRFHLWFDPAADFHHYAILWNPDEIVFLVDDVPVRRYAGDAFPDREMWAYGSIWDASDWATDGGRYRADYAYQPFVARFQGFRTAGCEVGAPSTCRPMPASPAGTGLSSQQQDAMRWAQHRSMVYYYCQDHTKDRALYPEC